The following proteins are co-located in the Macrobrachium rosenbergii isolate ZJJX-2024 chromosome 28, ASM4041242v1, whole genome shotgun sequence genome:
- the LOC136854037 gene encoding G patch domain-containing protein 11 — translation MGDSEEEIDYMSADFLAQCTGSNDIRPGLVHSHAAKRKINMEKKKKEKDSKHKISFRSVKEVQKERLEEGLNTALNSSNKGFSLLQKMGYKPGTSLGKEGQGRLEPVSVDLKQDRVGLGWQQMIADYKKKKEERKLKKKTENVVDPEEYRARKRNERQEKSLWHDLRKSQRICYEMDSKQNITEPEETWFWPIYMQEHEEEEFEEDEEELDIDFEPQEKLMILTSYLRTQYLYCLWCGTVFDDERDLKQNCPGPTRGDHDDDD, via the coding sequence ATGGGAGATTCTGAAGAGGAAATTGATTATATGTCTGCAGACTTTTTAGCTCAGTGTACTGGGAGTAATGATATTAGACCTGGACTTGTTCACTCACATGCTgctaagagaaaaattaatatggaaaagaagaaaaaggaaaaggattctAAGCATAAAATAAGTTTTCGGTCTGTCAAAGAAGTTCAGAAAGAAAGACTAGAGGAGGGGCTTAATACAGCCCTCAACTCCTCAAATAAAGGGTTTTCGTTGCTGCAGAAAATGGGATACAAGCCTGGGACAAGTCTTGGTAAGGAGGGTCAAGGTCGACTTGAACCTGTCTCTGTTGATCTGAAACAGGATAGAGTTGGATTGGGTTGGCAACAGATGATTGcagattacaagaaaaaaaaagaagaaagaaaattgaagaaaaagacagaaaatgtaGTAGATCCAGAGGAATATCGAGCTAGAAAGCGTAATGAAAGACAAGAGAAATCTCTGTGGCATGACTTGAGGAAAAGCCAACGCATTTGTTACGAGATggattcaaaacaaaacatcacAGAACCTGAAGAGACATGGTTTTGGCCAATTTACATGCAAGAACATGAGGAAGAGGAGtttgaagaagatgaggaggaattGGATATTGATTTTGAGCCACAAGAAAAACTCATGATTCTTACTTCTTACTTAAGGACTCAGTACCTGTACTGCCTTTGGTGTGGAACAGTGTTTGATGATGAAAGAGACTTAAAGCAAAATTGCCCTGGACCTACAAGAGGagaccatgatgatgatgattaa